A region of the Peredibacter starrii genome:
TTTAGTGGTCACGATACTGAATATTCTGTCAGTAAACTTCAGAAGTTTTTGGGCCACGGGCCAGCGTTCCGAATGATAGGTCTCTAAGATGTCTTCCTTGGCCTTTTTCTTAATCACCAGGGCAAGTTTCCAGGCGAGATTAGCAGCGTCCTGAAGCCCGGTATTCATTCCCTGCGCTCCCACCGGACTATGAATATGGGCCGCATCTCCCACCAGAAATGCTCGTCTGACTTTGAGTTGTCTTACACACCGGTGATGAACATGAAAACGGGTCACCCATTCAGCATCATGAAGTTTCACATCCCGGTGGGTCGCCTCTTTAAAATGCTCTTCAATCTCTGACAGTGTAGCAGGATAGGATGTTGTTTCCGTCGTCTCAGGCATATCGTGGTTCTCGCGGACAGTAAGGACCCGGCTTCGATCTTTGAGCGGAAAATGAACTCCAATATTACCCGGATCAAGAAACACCATCAGACGATTATTATCAAGGTCCCAATCCACTTGAGTATCGGCCATGATGAATTCACTTTCATAGGACGCGCCCTCAAAAGGGAGATCAAGGATTTTTCTAATCTTACTGTGAGAGCCATCGCAGCCAATAATATAATCGGCGGTCACGATTTCTTCTTTTCCATTTCGTTTACGAATGGTGGCCGTGACTTTTTTATCGTCCTGATAAAAGTCTTCCAAAGTGGTCTGACGTTCCACATTGAGGTGATGCTTTTTAAGATCATCCACCAGAATTTTTTCAGTCTCAGTTTGCGATAAGAAGAACACAAAGGGATAGGGCGTGTCTTCCCGGCCAATGTCTCCAAAATTAACGGTGACTCTTTCTTTGCCGTTCAGAAAGACCTTCGCTCCAGAACCAATTTGACCTCGTTCCAGAAACTGATCCACGATGCCTAAATTTTGAAAGAGTTCTAATGAACGGGCCTGAATCCCAATGGCCCGTGATTCGCGGGTGATCTCTTCGCCTTCATCGATTAAACGACAATTCACATTCCAGCGACGAAGCAGAGAGCCCATCATAAGCCCCGTGGGCCCACCGCCAACAATCAAGACCTGAGTATGCATAAAGGCCCTCCTGAATCATGAACTAGCATGACACAGGAGGAACCATTGGACTTTACCTAGAGCAGTCTGATTAGAATCCTTCGGCTTTTTTGATGGGAGCTTCTTCTTCAAAAGGAAGAACTGATTTTGCCGGTTTTTTGCTGGTAATGTAGTGACTCACAAGCTTCAATTTTCGTTCAGGAGCTCGCGCGGCCGGAGTAATGGTTTTAACCGGAGCATTTCCACCCTCTACGAAGGTCTGAAGGTCATGCACCAGCTGAGACAGGCATTTTGCTTGCGAAGACATCTCTTCGGCGGAACTTGCCACTTCTTCCGAGGAAGATGCATTGGATTGAATCGCTGAATCAAGATGATGCATGGCCTTGGAAATTTGCTCAATGCCATTGGCCTGCTCTTGTGAGGCCGCAGAAATTTCAGAGTTAAGGTCGGCCACTTTCTTGGCGGAATTTACGATTTCTTTAAGGGCGGCACCCGATGCGTCTGCAATTTTAGAACTCTCTTGGGTCTTTTCCACGTTCTCTTTGATAAGGACGTTGATATCTTTTGCGGCCGAGGCCGATCTACCGGCGAGATTTCTCACGGCATCTGCTACGACTGCAAATCCTCGTCCTTGTTCTCCCGCACGGGCCGCTTCAACTGCGGCGTTTAAGGCAAGAAGATTCGTTTGAAAAGCAATGTCATCAATCACATTAATGATCTCTTCAATTTTTTTAGAAGATTTTCCCATGCTTTCCATAGAACTAATCAATCGAGTGATTTCTTTGTCCCCTTGTTCGGCAGAAGTAAGAGAGCGCTGAGATAAAGTGTTGGCCTCTTTAGCGTGATCGGAATTGAGCTTCACCATACTTGAAAGTTCTTCCAATGAAGAGACGGTTTCTTCCAAGGAGGCGGCGGACTCAGTTGCTCCTTGAGAGAGTTGGGCAGAAGAGGAAGAAAGCTCAGTACTCGCCTGTGAAGTTTGATCAGAGGAAGTTGAAATCTCTTTTGAGATACCATTTAAGGTCTGACTGATTCTTGAAGAAATAAATAGACCCAGGAAAGTCGCAACAATGACTCCAATGACCGAGATCACAATTGTGATGACACTTGAAGATTTATAAACCGCAATAGCATCTTTGGTCTTCGTCGACGCTAAATTCTCATTAAACTGG
Encoded here:
- a CDS encoding FAD-dependent monooxygenase, translating into MHTQVLIVGGGPTGLMMGSLLRRWNVNCRLIDEGEEITRESRAIGIQARSLELFQNLGIVDQFLERGQIGSGAKVFLNGKERVTVNFGDIGREDTPYPFVFFLSQTETEKILVDDLKKHHLNVERQTTLEDFYQDDKKVTATIRKRNGKEEIVTADYIIGCDGSHSKIRKILDLPFEGASYESEFIMADTQVDWDLDNNRLMVFLDPGNIGVHFPLKDRSRVLTVRENHDMPETTETTSYPATLSEIEEHFKEATHRDVKLHDAEWVTRFHVHHRCVRQLKVRRAFLVGDAAHIHSPVGAQGMNTGLQDAANLAWKLALVIKKKAKEDILETYHSERWPVAQKLLKFTDRIFSIVTTKNKAAIGLRTMFFPLFARFMMMGKRGRDFMFGFISQLNIHYSPSLVVSAGAGQRMPNFETIGGKEIFDLLKGYKFHLFVFGERPYNERLINVEIHHLPSSRFKTNGLVLVRPDGHIAFQTNDVSEKSIIDMEKYLEVSGIEHEF
- a CDS encoding HAMP domain-containing methyl-accepting chemotaxis protein, which encodes MQKSSLKTRLLTAFLGVSSFLIIVSGVGHFSSKKVFEEFHYVSTDIMQTVILVAKMNEAMLTGNRNLFRAYLAADLNGMKESKEAYMHESRIVHESVKKYLESDFMAGEKEIVQKFMDNFKIYDEKSIAYLNKLENGWDNQTVKDETYVTLYIDLPNYRKAMTLALKELIQFNENLASTKTKDAIAVYKSSSVITIVISVIGVIVATFLGLFISSRISQTLNGISKEISTSSDQTSQASTELSSSSAQLSQGATESAASLEETVSSLEELSSMVKLNSDHAKEANTLSQRSLTSAEQGDKEITRLISSMESMGKSSKKIEEIINVIDDIAFQTNLLALNAAVEAARAGEQGRGFAVVADAVRNLAGRSASAAKDINVLIKENVEKTQESSKIADASGAALKEIVNSAKKVADLNSEISAASQEQANGIEQISKAMHHLDSAIQSNASSSEEVASSAEEMSSQAKCLSQLVHDLQTFVEGGNAPVKTITPAARAPERKLKLVSHYITSKKPAKSVLPFEEEAPIKKAEGF